Within the Opitutaceae bacterium TAV5 genome, the region TCGCAGTCTGGTGGAGACGGCGCTTGAGTCAGCAAATGCGGATACGTCTTTTTATGCGGCAACGATCCTTGCCATGTGGGGCGACGCGAGCGCCGAGCCGCGCCTGCTGGCGGCAATCGAACAGCGCGAAGAGGGTCCGCCGCCCTCGCCGGGAAACACCGGAGCTTACGGTCAGGAGATCGACATCCCGTTCTGGTTGCTCGCGGTGGTGCTGTTGCGCCGCTGCGGAACGTTCCGGTGCGCGGCGACGCTGCGGGATCTCGCGGCCAATCGGGATGCCATCCTGAATGTGAGAACAGCCATCGCCCTGACTGTCGAGCGGCTGGCCTCCGGAAATAAAATCACGCCGGCCGAAGCGCTGGAAATGGCCGGGTTGCTGCTGGCCCATCCGGCGCCGGACCGGATGCTGGCTCCCTCGCGCTCGATCTGGCGCGCGCTCCGGGCCGAGCCGCAGCTCCGCCTGCGCAATGATTGCGGCGTGGATACGCGGCAGGATCATCTGTGGCAGGTGCACCTTGTCGCCAGCCGGATCAGGGAACGGGCGATCAATGAAGCTGGCGCCGCACAGCGGCATTTTCGGGACCGGGTGTCTTCGACCGGTGTCCATTGATCCCGAATCCGGTCTCCTCCCTTGCCTGCCTCACCGCAGCGTCGTCCCTTCATGCCACGCGCCTGGCAGCAGATGTACCCGGCGATCCTTCGGTATTCCGCGCTCGTTGTTTCGTATCCGGCCCACCAGGATATCGACGGCGAACGCCGCCAATCCTGCCACTGGCTCCAGAATCCCCGAAAAACCGCCCGGATTCGGAAAATCTTTCGGGACATAACACGGCACCACCAGCAACGCCACACCCACATCCTCAGGAAACCTTACCCCCATCCGTCGCAGTGACGCCAGACACCCAAAATCCTCCCCCATTGTAATGATTGCGTCCGGCCTCCACTTGCGGAACCACGTTTCAAACCGCCCCCCCGAATGCGCCTCGTCATCCAGCAACGGCGGGATTTTGACCACGCCCCGCGCCGCTCCCGTCCCATAATGCCTCACCTGTTGCGCCAGGAATGCCCCCATCCACAACCCCGCCGTGCGCTCGCTGTAATTTTCCGTCATTGAAAATCCGATACGTACGAACCCGCGTTCCCGCACCGCCGAGTAGCACAACTCCATCGTCTGGAAATGGTCCACCGACACGCGGTCAACGGGAGGCCAGTCCACGCTCCGTCCCAAAGTCACCGCCGCGAACCGCCCAATCTCCAGCTCGATTCGCGCGTGCGGTCGCGGACGCGGCCCGAACGCCACCCCCGCGATTCCACGCGCACTAAAAATCTGCGCATAACGTTTGGGTGAATACCCCGGTTCATATTCCCAAAAATACTCCATCCCGTAACCCATAACCTCCGCCCGCGCCCGCGCCGCTTGAAACAACAACTGCTCGTAACCGCTCGCCGCCGGCGGCAACCCTCCGAACCATGCCAGCGACTCCTGTGTCGCTGACCGCCGTTTCCAACGATACGCGCTCAAACTCAACAACGCCGGATCAGGCCGGTAACCCATCTCCCCGGCCTTCTCCATAATCTGCCGTCGCGTTTCCTCCGAATGCCTGCCCCCCTTGGCCAGCACGCGTGACACCGTTGCCTGGCTCACGCCCAGCCGCCGCGCCAACTCCCGTTGCGTCCAACGTTTCGGCGTTTCCCATGCCCCTTCTTCCTCACTCGCCTTGTTGTTTCCCTCCAGCTTCT harbors:
- a CDS encoding LacI family transcriptional regulator; this encodes MSSVEKTRKKLEGNNKASEEEGAWETPKRWTQRELARRLGVSQATVSRVLAKGGRHSEETRRQIMEKAGEMGYRPDPALLSLSAYRWKRRSATQESLAWFGGLPPAASGYEQLLFQAARARAEVMGYGMEYFWEYEPGYSPKRYAQIFSARGIAGVAFGPRPRPHARIELEIGRFAAVTLGRSVDWPPVDRVSVDHFQTMELCYSAVRERGFVRIGFSMTENYSERTAGLWMGAFLAQQVRHYGTGAARGVVKIPPLLDDEAHSGGRFETWFRKWRPDAIITMGEDFGCLASLRRMGVRFPEDVGVALLVVPCYVPKDFPNPGGFSGILEPVAGLAAFAVDILVGRIRNNERGIPKDRRVHLLPGAWHEGTTLR